Below is a window of Corvus cornix cornix isolate S_Up_H32 chromosome 2, ASM73873v5, whole genome shotgun sequence DNA.
ACTGGCTTGGAGCAATATATCTATTATTCCAAAATGCACGACTTGCTGAAAATCCCAGCTAAGTTACAACAAGATTTCACATACTGATTTATTAAACCAGAGTTTTCATGATTTCACAGTCATCACTGCCAGTCAGTCCTTCTGTCACAAAAAACTAGAATGTAACCGCTCGATTAGGCCTTTCACCTGGCAGAAGGACTCATTTCCCACCTCGTCTTACCTGTGGCTGCATGGCAGAACATGCTTACGCTGGGTTCGAACTCAATGATATATGAATTCCCACACcagtgttttgttgttttcctgacTTTAAACCTAGGCCACAGTATAACCCAGCTGTGAAAGTCACTGCCTTGTGAATCAGTTTCTCGCAGAACAAAaatcccagcccctccaccAAATTGGCAGTATTGTTGTAAGGTGATTGCTGGGAGAGAAGCCACTGGTGCTGCCATACACACAAACTTGTTCAGGCTAGTAAGTGCTGAACTTTGCCTTTGTCGATATCATCAACAGAATCTACATTTAAGTGAATGAATACACTTTGGAATAATAAAAACCCAtagcatttctatttttcatgtAACACCCTAAACTCTTAGTGAATAGCTTAGTCAAACCCTCTCTTTTAAGCTGCTTGCTTGTTTCTCCGATGTGATGGACAAGGAATTTAAAAGACAGCAAATTAGTTATaagttttcacagaatcacagagtcaatcaggttggaaaagacctctgggatcatcgagtccaacctgtggcCAAACACCAACTTGTCAACTAGACAATAGCACTGAGCGCCACGGCCAGGCTTTCCTTAAACCCCTCCcgggacggtgactccaccacctccctgggcagcccattccaacgtctaatcaccctttctgtgagtgaattcctcctaatgtccaacctaaacctcccctggcgTTTTGAAACATTATGTCGAAGtgccagaagggaaaaaaccctaacaCCATGACTTAACAGATTAAGGAGACAAGGCTGATACTCGATAGGTTTTGCCTGAATACAAACCAGTGATGCAAGAATGTAGAGAACAGACGCACTCAGTAGCGGCAGCGGCCTGTGCAGTTTGGCCTGACGCTGCAGGGAACGGGCTTGTTCGTCCCACAGCACTGAGGACAGAAGCGGCACTTCCCGCGGGGGTACCTGAGCCCGGCCTCGGTCCGGgcccgggagcggcgggcggggccgggagcaGCCGGGACCCGGGAGCGGCAGGGCGCAGGCGCGGGCCGGAGCCGGGCCCGGCAGCGGCGCAGGCGCGGCGGTGGCCGCGGGATCCCAGCAGGCTCGGGGCGGCGGGACGCGGTGCGGGCCCAGCATGTCGGAAAAGAAGCAGCCGGTGGATCTGGGGCTCCTGGAGGAGGACGACGAGTTTGAGGAGTTCCCGGCTGAAGGTgccgggcgggggcgggacGGACCGGGACGGCAGGACACGACAGGCCGCGGCCTGCAGGCGGGACCGCCGCGGCCTGGGCCGGCCGGGGCGGGCAGGACgcggcgggcgggagcggcggtGGCTCTGGGGCGCCGTGTGCGCCGTCCCCGCTGCGGGTCCCCCCGACTCTGCGGCCGCTCCGCGGGGCACCGCTGTGCTGCCGCTCCGCAGGGCCGGGCTGAGCCCCGCGGAAGCTTCCTCGGTGCCCCGCgggtccctgcccagcccccgcccgggcaggggctgcagccccgtCATAGCCGCGATCGAGCGCGATCGTGGTGCCCGCGCACGGCTCTGTGCCGGTGTCACGGCGCTCGGCACATCGCGCTGGAAGTGCTGTGTCATTGTGCGAGAGAGCCGGGAACAAGTGCCGGAGAAATTTACTGCTTCTTGGCACTGGAGATGAGAATCGcgagggagaggagggatgaGGGCTGGAAACTGATCGTAGGAtggaaaaatgtgtgaaaaggaaataatgcGCTCTGTAGTTACTCTGAATCTCTTTACCTTTGAAGCACAGATATGTATATGCTGGTTTGCTTTTCATGGATACAGATATACTTAATAAGGAAGTTAAATTCAATAAAACAACTCAATGACCCTTGACAGAGATAGTCTTGGAAACATCCCTATTAGGGCATGTTGGCTTTTTATGTCCTTAATTCTGGGATTGTCTCAAGCTGTGGATCATGAGACATGATGTATAACACGATGAATGTAAcgtcaggattttttttctctaatgtCCTTATTGCATGTGATCTTTCTATGGCTTTACAAGCCTTAGGTGTTCTGAACCCTTCAGTACTgctaaaattaatatttttgcgTGTACTGAAAGAGAAAGTTTATGACGTAGTTAGGATAATAGCTAAAGTGACTTACAAGActatactttctttttcataagtGTTTcctaaacaggaaaaaaaaagtttatcttAATGTAAATTAAGTATTCACAATAGGGGAAGTCTCTGAAGCTTCTGGTCCTTTGATTGGCCAGAGCACTGAATTGGAGTATTTACTGAAGGTGAAATTAGTTTTACTTGATTCTAGCTGTAATGCTAAAAGTACTGTGCAGGCTGGATAGAACAGAGACTTCTTAAAAAGTGAGCATCATCAGGCTTCTAGATGTTCTTTCTTGCAGAAAATAAGAACCTCGAAAGGGGCTTATTTGAATCCTCAAGTGGGGTCATAGTTTTGAGATGTTGAGTGTTCAGACCACTTTGACTGTTACCTGTAGTACTTAGGAAAGAACTGTGATGACTGGGCTCAAGCCCATTCTTAATTGTTgttctttcaaattaaaacaccACTTTCTAGCAATAGCAGAACTATGTGTTGTATTACCCAGTTTTTATCCAAAGGAAATGAGATAATGTGAATGTATGTTAAGGGATGAAAACACCGGCTTTTGGGGTTTATTCCAACCTAAAAATTTACTTAAACAATTTATGAAATCAAGTTATGTATCAAAAACTGACTTGCCCAATTTTTATAGGATACTTAGCAGTATAGCATAAGTATGCTATAGTAGAGAAAACCACATGTAAATGAGTGACTTAAGAATCTTTTATACAGTGCatttcagaatataaaaatgtgaTGTGTAAAGTGATAGAGCAGGGgataaaaaaccctaaaatcctgaaaactgttttttatttcccaagtgcaaaagaaaacagtcagTGATCAGGatgtgaaaacacatttttaagaagCCCAGCCATGACATGGTTATAATTTCGGTGTATATTAGTAATACTTAATGGCAGTGGACTCTCAAGTAATCTTAATACTTTCAATCCCAGATAATGCTCTatcattttttgcttttgtttagtCACAAGCATATAAAGTAGCGGGGAATAATAACTGTATTACACAATTCTGGGGTAATAGTATCAATATACAGATGCTGTAGAATCTTCTCCTACGGAGATGAGAATGTAATTTAGACTTTACTTTCACTCTCCTCCGCACCCCAGCATGGAAGATGACGTGGTCCTGACTCCTCTTTACTCAGTGTGATTTAGAGCATCTTTTTGCAGTCTGCCCAGCTGACCTTTTATGACTGAAGCTGCTGTTTGTTGTGCTAGATATGAGTTactgggagatttttttttttcaatcttgtAGTTCTGTCTGAGCTCCTTGTGTGTTTGCAGATAGAAAAGTTTGACTTTGTGTTAATTTTAAGTTCTTTGagctttgtttcttctgtcttcaaaaTCCAGATAATTGgtaaagttgtttttttttttttttgacaaaaatatCAGTGAGCTATAAACTGGCAAGGACAAAGCTTATTGCAGGTAGTTGTAAAATATAAGCCCTTCCCTTTGAACAACTACCCATGCAACTAAATccaaataatgcatttttatatacagcattttttcttcactttttcttcccagtttttttcttttgctctcaCAGCACAATTTCTATGCTCCTTCATCTTTTCCCATTATATGATTTATTTGAGTAGGGAAATTTAGTTGTAATGCCTTCCACACGTGTGTCTTTAATCAGTGACAAATGGATTTTCCTGTCCTGGTGAAtctcaaatattaattttgttgcCTGTCAGTGttagaaaaaggaggagaaaatgcaaagaCCAGGCTTCATTCTTAGAAAGTTAGTTGTTCACAGTGAAttagtttttaatgttttatccCACTAACTTTCTCCCCTACTCCCTCCATACCTCCATCAGTGCTTAACGTTACTTTAGGCCTTAGTCCTCAAAGCTTTCTGTGGATGGGCAGCAGATGGCTTACCAGAATGGAAGGGGAAGAACAGTGTTATCTCTTTAAAGGCACTAAcagactttgaaaaatataaagttGCAAGTGTCAAAATTagggggctttttttttaacatttgaaaaactgTGTCTTTCAGTAGGAATAAACcgagaaactaaaaaaaagatCAAGTAAGCCAATTTATGTCTTCATGGTGATTCTGagcctttcattttcattatttttctaaaccatttagtttgattttaattttttttaataatgaagcATTAAGTGTGTGATCTGTAATTTGTCAAGGGTGATGTGCCAGATTACTTTATtataggaaaaatataaataaggtTAGTAAATGGACATAAAGTGTTTCCTTACAAAGGCAAGACAGCTTTTGCTGTCTTGGGAACCCAGAAATAGCTGGTTAGAGGTATCAACTGCTGTTTGCAGATGCTCGTCTCAATCTGCCTTTGCTTCTGCATCACAGATagttttttgtcatttatcaATAGACTGACTGCATATGATTCGAGGGAACAGAGAATGTGTCTGTGTTTTGGCAAAAGCATCTGAtacatatttactttttaaatctgaattaaGTGTTTAAATACACATCTGGAAGGATGATGCTACAGTTAATCCAAAAGTATGCAAAATATCTCTTAGGAATGTTTAATCTCGCAAGCCATGATGTGAAGTgtgtaatgattttttttcaccaagtTTCATGTTTGTTGTAATTACAGAAATTGCGAGGTGTGTTTTAGATTTTTGTGTCTCATAAACACTTGAATGTAATCCAGACTTCTCTGTTAAATTTACCAGAAGTCTGCCTTTCTCTGGGGCTGAGCTAATTGTAAGACGTGGTACCAAAGAAATGCAGCATACAATATTTAGacttgcttttctgtctttagaTTGGACTGGTTTAGATGAAGATGAAGATGCACATGTCTGGGAAGACAATTGGGATGACGACAACGTAGAAGATGATTTCTCCAATCAGTTaaggtaattttatttaaacttaCTGTTCTAGAAGAcaggtaaaatatttaaaatggaGGTGATTAGTTAATATCTGAAAGTTTAAAATCtgcttactttaaaaaaataaagatctgaaatggaaagaaatgaaagttctactttctgcttttctatttaaagCCTTTTAGAACCAGACTGAGGAATTACAAGACTCTGAAGTACTGATCAGCATTTCATCTTTTAATAATTCTACTGAAATATGCCTTAGGACATTGTGGTGACAGAATTTTGTTCCATTATGCAAACAGTGTAAAGATCATGGGAAATTGAGATGCACTGACACTTAGTCAATTTAACATGAATGGATCCTTTTCTAATgacttttctgtgtgtgtgtgaaagttCTGAATTGTACTGCCAAGATTAATGGCAAGGCATCCAAGATTATCCTTTTGTGCTATGTGGTCTGCAAAGTATGTTACAgttttctgtctgtgctttAAAACAGCACCGCTGTTCTTTGTCCAGATGGGCAAATTTTCTGGAGATTAGTGGTCTGTATTAACGTTAAGGTTCTTTCCTGTGTGATGAACATACTGTTCATGAGCAACAACAGCAAAGTAATTGTTAAttacatgctttaaaaaaagtgatAGCAATTTGGGTACCTCTAAACCAGTTGCTTAATCCTCTTTGTCACTTGTAGTTTCAGTAATCCTTTACTGACGCATAATTATAACTTAAATTGTTGCAAGCATTCAGAACAAAGCCAGATTTTATAATTAATCCCTCAGTATGTTGCATGAGGAGCAAACTGTCTGTAATACAGCCTGCTTAAACTCCTGGGTTGATTTGTACTCCAGAGAAAgcaattctttttttatcttctgcatAAAAAATCGTTGGTATCGTTATTTCTTATATGGTTGAAAGGCAGTTAAATGGTAATATTGGAAAACAGGTTGATATGTAATGAAACAGACTTCCAAGAAATAGTGTAATTCTTGATAGACATAGTTGGTCTAGACAAACTTTCCATAATTGGCCTTAGTTGCAGCCTGCAGTATTGGTGACCATATAGTGGTTTGCCTGGTTGTAGCATGTTTCTTTCATCTCTAGAAAGCAAATGCTGCAGTCCTCCACTTTTAAAACCCTACTACTAAATGTGCAAACTAACCCAAAATATTATTAGAGATTTGTACTTCCATATCTAGATACACATATGGTAAGACTAGGGGATAAAATAGGATGCATCCTGGCTGGTGTGTTCAGAGGCAGGTGAGAAGCAAAGTGGTGGCAGGGCAGGAG
It encodes the following:
- the SEM1 gene encoding 26S proteasome complex subunit SEM1, encoding MSEKKQPVDLGLLEEDDEFEEFPAEDWTGLDEDEDAHVWEDNWDDDNVEDDFSNQLRAELEKHGYKMETS